A section of the Oryza sativa Japonica Group chromosome 1, ASM3414082v1 genome encodes:
- the LOC107275370 gene encoding oligopeptide transporter 4, giving the protein MGEGEFVDVERGVVAEGALDDDASPIEEVRLTVPVTDDSSLPVWTFRMWTLGLLSCVLMSFLNQFFSYRTEPLIVTQITVQVASLPLGHILARVLPRRKFKAPALLGGGECSLNPGPFNMKEHVLVSIFANAGCAFGSGSAYAVMIVDIIRAFYGRSISLFPAWLLITTTQVLGYGWAGLMRRYVVEPAQMWWPGTLVQVSLFRALHGKGEEKEENKEGSGGGMSQAKFFLIALACSFLWYAVPGYLFPTLTSVSWVCWIFSKSVTAQQLGSGMKGLGLGAFTLDWTAVSAFLYSPLISPFFATANILAGYVLLMYVVVPVSYWGLDLYNARRFPIFSSHLFTATGSTYDITAIVNDRFEIDMDGYHRMGRINMSTFFALSYGLGFATIAATVTHVALFHGKEIYRRFRASQRDKPDVHTRLMKSYRDVPSWWFYAMLALSMAVSLLLCTVLRSAVQLPWWGLLFACAMAFVFTLPISIITATTNQTPGLNIITEYVIGLMLPGKPIANVCFKAYGYMSMSQAVSFLSDFKLGHYMKIPPKSMFLVKLVGTVVASTVNLVVAYWLLGSIPNICQDALLPADSPWTCPNDRVFFDASVIWGLVGPRRIFGPLGNYGALNWFFLAGAVGPVIVYLLHRAFPSKTWIPMINLPVLIGATSYMPPATAVNYNSWLIIGIIFNFFVFRYRKLWWKRYNYILSAALDAGVAFMAVLLYFSLSMENRSISWWGTAGEHCPLASCPTAKGINLGADSVCPVVL; this is encoded by the coding sequence ATGGGCGAGGGCGAGTTCGTCGACGTCGAGCGCGGCGTGGTCGCTGAAGGGGCGTTGGACGACGACGCGTCGCCGATCGAGGAGGTCCGGCTGACGGTTCCGGTCACTGACGACTCGTCCCTTCCGGTGTGGACGTTCCGGATGTGGACACTCGGCCTGCTCTCGTGCGTGCTCATGAGCTTCCTGAACCAGTTCTTCTCCTACCGCACCGAGCCGCTCATCGTCACCCAGATCACCGTGCAGGTGGCCTCGCTGCCTCTGGGCCACATCCTCGCCCGCGTGCTGCCGCGCCGCAAGTTCAAGGCCCCCGCGCTGCTCGGCGGCGGGGAGTGCAGCCTCAACCCGGGGCCCTTCAACATGAAGGAGCACGTGCTCGTCTCCATCTTCGCCAACGCCGGCTGCGCCTTCGGCAGCGGGTCCGCCTACGCCGTCATGATCGTCGACATCATCCGCGCCTTCTACGGGCGGTCCATCTCCCTCTTCCCCGCATGGCTCCTCATCACCACCACGCAGGTGCTCGGCTACGGGTGGGCGGGGCTGATGCGCAGGTACGTGGTGGAGCCGGCGCAAATGTGGTGGCCCGGCACGCTCGTGCAGGTGTCGCTGTTCAGGGCGCTGCACGGGAAGGGGGAAGAGAAGGAGGAGAATaaggagggcagcggcggcgggatgtCTCAGGCCAAGTTCTTCCTGATCGCGCTCGCCTGCAGCTTCCTGTGGTACGCCGTGCCGGGTTACCTGTTCCCGACGCTGACCTCCGTCTCGTGGGTCTGCTGGATCTTCTCCAAGTCCGTCACGGCGCAGCAGCTGGGCTCCGGCATGAAGGGCCTGGGCCTCGGCGCCTTCACCCTCGACTGGACGGCCGTGTCAGCCTTCCTGTACAGCCCGCTGATCTCGCCGTTCTTTGCCACCGCCAACATCTTGGCCGGCTACGTGCTCCTGATGTACGTGGTCGTGCCGGTGTCGTACTGGGGCCTCGACCTGTACAACGCCCGGAGGTTCCCCATCTTCTCGTCGCACCTGTTCACGGCCACCGGCAGCACATACGACATCACGGCCATCGTGAACGACCGCTTCGAGATCGACATGGACGGGTACCATCGGATGGGGCGGATCAACATGAGCACGTTCTTTGCGCTGTCCTACGGGCTCGGCTTCGCGACGATCGCGGCCACCGTCACGCACGTGGCGCTGTTCCACGGGAAGGAGATCTACCGCCGGTTCCGCGCGTCGCAGAGGGACAAGCCCGACGTGCACACGAGGCTGATGAAGAGCTACCGCGACGTGCCGAGCTGGTGGTTCTACGCGATGCTCGCGCTGTCCATGGCCGTCTCGCTCTTGCTCTGCACCGTCCTCAGGTCGGCGGTGCAGCTCCCGTGGTGGGGTCTCCTCTTCGCCTGCGCCATGGCCTTCGTGTTCACGCTGCCGATCAGCATCATCACGGCCACGACCAACCAGACGCCAGGGCTCAACATCATCACCGAGTACGTCATCGGGCTCATGCTTCCGGGCAAGCCCATCGCCAACGTCTGCTTCAAGGCGTACGGCTACATGAGCATGTCGCAGGCCGTGTCCTTCCTGTCCGACTTCAAGCTCGGCCACTACATGAAGATACCCCCCAAGTCCATGTTCCTCGTGAAGTTGGTCGGCACGGTGGTCGCCTCCACGGTCAACCTCGTGGTGGCGTACTGGCTGCTGGGTTCCATCCCCAACATCTGCCAGGACGCGCTCCTCCCGGCGGATAGCCCGTGGACGTGCCCGAACGACCGCGTCTTCTTCGACGCGTCCGTCATCTGGGGCCTCGTCGGGCCGCGCCGCATCTTCGGGCCACTCGGCAACTACGGCGCGCTCAATTGGTTCTTCCTCGCTGGCGCCGTGGGACCCGTCATTGTGTACTTGCTCCACAGGGCGTTCCCCAGCAAGACCTGGATACCGATGATCAACCTGCCGGTGCTCATCGGAGCGACCTCCTACATGCCGCCGGCAACGGCCGTGAACTACAACTCCTGGCTGATCATCGGGATCATCTTCAACTTCTTCGTTTTCCGGTACAGGAAGCTGTGGTGGAAGAGGTACAACTACATCCTCTCGGCTGCGCTCGACGCCGGCGTCGCGTTCATGGCGGTGCTGCTCTACTTCTCGCTGTCGATGGAGAACCGGAGCATCAGCTGGTGGGGTACGGCCGGCGAGCACTGCCCGCTGGCCTCATGCCCTACCGCCAAAGGGATAAACTTGGGCGCTGATAGCGTCTGCCCTGTTGTGTTATAA
- the LOC9266252 gene encoding transcription factor PAR2: protein MDRRVVTVQAEEDEMVRQRQRQRQLVRERGRRIKAAAELGLARSSSGGRQWGRALGRRALLLRKGPATAALSSSTLLLETSAGQEESKQGKAMEGEAEQEEEEEEVMVDEKVAVLRQLVPGGEAMAVERLLDETADYIAALRAQVGVMRALACLLSGLGSPPEKEISVTPEKPI from the coding sequence ATGGACCGCCGTGTCGTGACCGtgcaggcggaggaggacgagatggtgcggcagcggcagcggcagcgtcagcTCGTGCGCGAGCGTGGGAGGCGCatcaaggcggcggcggagctcgggctgGCGCGGTCGTCGTCGGGCGGGCGGCAGTGGGGCCGCGCGCTGGGCCGGCGAGCTCTCCTGCTCCGGAAGGGCCCCGCTACAGCGGCGCTCTCGTCATCGACGCTACTGCTAGAGACGTCGGCTGGCCAGGAGGAGTCGAAGCAGGGGAAGGCGATGGAGGGAGAAGcagagcaggaggaggaggaggaggaggtgatggtgGATGAGAAGGTGGCGGTGCTGCGGCAGCTGGTGCCGGGGGGCGAGGCGATGGCGGTGGAGCGGCTGCTGGACGAGACGGCCGATTACATTGCCGCTTTGCGTGCGCAGGTCGGCGTCATGCGCGCGCTCGCCTGCCTCCTGTCCGGCCTCGGCTCGCCGCCGGAGAAAGAAATATCCGTCACGCCGGAGAAGCCTATATGA